A region from the Halobacillus mangrovi genome encodes:
- a CDS encoding GNAT family N-acetyltransferase, whose translation MNDMCYKFVKAEIEMLDEINTIYLTCRKTLLKQGILQWDESYPNKAYFDECIENEWLYVLMGNSSILGHVVLSEWQSQEWKVIPWEKENPTVIHSLMISPTLQGKGLGTAFVKLCEAYAMDKGYDSVRLDGFKGNVMALQLYRKLGYKKRGSVFFNSKPIDHQAYICFEKVL comes from the coding sequence ATGAATGACATGTGTTATAAGTTTGTGAAAGCTGAGATTGAAATGCTAGATGAAATAAATACGATCTATTTGACCTGCCGTAAGACCCTTTTGAAACAAGGAATTCTACAATGGGACGAGTCCTATCCAAACAAAGCATACTTCGATGAATGTATAGAAAATGAGTGGCTTTACGTTCTTATGGGCAATAGTTCTATACTTGGCCATGTTGTTCTAAGCGAGTGGCAATCACAGGAATGGAAAGTCATACCCTGGGAAAAGGAAAATCCAACGGTCATCCACTCTTTAATGATTAGCCCAACATTACAAGGAAAAGGGCTGGGTACTGCTTTCGTAAAGCTTTGTGAGGCATATGCCATGGATAAAGGATATGACAGCGTCAGACTCGATGGCTTTAAGGGAAACGTGATGGCTTTACAGCTATATAGAAAGCTAGGTTATAAGAAAAGAGGCAGCGTCTTTTTCAACTCAAAACCAATAGATCATCAGGCATACATATGCTTTGAGAA